The following coding sequences lie in one Oryctolagus cuniculus chromosome 7, mOryCun1.1, whole genome shotgun sequence genomic window:
- the FRMPD4 gene encoding LOW QUALITY PROTEIN: FERM and PDZ domain-containing protein 4 (The sequence of the model RefSeq protein was modified relative to this genomic sequence to represent the inferred CDS: deleted 2 bases in 1 codon), with translation MDVFSFVRIARSHRTKASGWPPPSGTWGLDPVTPCGWETMTNRDGRDGFLSHMTQAIPCDDPRLESCQILPPAPRTVEMRRDPVLGFGFVAGSEKPVVVRSVTPGGPSEGKLIPGDQIIMINDEPVSAAPRERVIDLVRSCKESILLTIIQPYPSPKSAFISAAKKARLKSNPVKVRFSEEVIVNGQVSESVKDNSLLFMPNVLKVYLENGQTKSFRFDCSTSIKDVILTLQEKLSIKGIEHFSLTLEQRTEGVGTRLLLLHEQETLAQVTQRPSAHKMRCLFRICFVPKDPIDLLRRDPVAFEYLYVQSCNDVVQERFGPELKFDIALRLAALQMYIAMVTTKQTQKISLKYIEKEWGLETFLPSAVLQSMKEKNIKKALSHLIKANQNLVPPGKKLSALQAKVHYLKFLSDLRLYGGHVFKATLVQADKHSEVTLLVGPHYGISHVINTKTNLVALLADFSHVNRIELFPEEETLVRVELHVLDVKPITLLMESSDAMNLACLTAGYYRLLVDSRRSIFNMANKKNTGTQETGTEHKGKHNLLGSDWNCGPQMTTFIGEGDQEGLITHADAKRKAVDSTESPACPKDHRHLYIGDAYEVEELSQRLPHQPGDAACEADDYLQRAQRSRLTLSGPETLKDTQDSPRGAHVSFIFGDLALDDSTSSPTLGYDGLLEEGPDVLLGKQRNVYMGSAHDVKSLDLIPDAERICYVADSVYANIGDVNHFEAPEGMEEPLLHDLCYAENTDDAEDEDEVSCEEDVVVGEVNQPAILSLAGSSDDIIDLTSLPPPEGDDHEEEFLLRSLNMAIAAPPPGFRDSSDEEDSQGQAASFRKDKDQGGGSHNDEIPVSLIDAVPTGAEGKCEKVLDNAVMSTLEALDALSVAEEQQTGDDSGVAILRAYSPESLSDSGNETNSSEMTESSELAAAHKQSESLSRMFLATPEGYQPLAEEQTEFPTSKSARAAGPATDLPTNVVPAKPMLHSDPMEMEPETMETKSVTDYLSPLHMGSVTYSCKSKRKGQPAEVDGKDLPGKRQQGTKGTGTEADANGHFGTVSSRDSQHLSTFNLERTAFRKDSQRWYAATESGVADKNGLEAATGNTFSTASALGPMEPKGMEEGAPDAGAGDDVAELGQGECLLSDSTKDFTNPEDADSSTTCEQPAELAEAEDGVAHLCGYHLAERMSSLQSEGHFSEERATGLPSHGGATFKELPPQTEGMCPPQLTATPPLHPAIHTDPLFGTLRDRCHQLPKMKETTVALTEPGKERQGGMPSARSQHPEADPILLPSNIHSESKVPIPNQDPHDVSQENQEYGEVVSRQSPDLRGGILRTPSSQRAMRHSNTILSRSVGLEAFRARTKGAVSFKCPGITEAQETSTERGAELPLGKKLTKSFSQSSMHFSSEGKCHKRSPVAHKDSKLYPTLSLWKPEGSYWRCRGPFSYCFLNRGQDEDGDEDEEGGEATHQVSFLYRPQMTQVMPEPPSPSLAIEIQKQGEELSQGSVLKVWTEELNGPDDFSHLALDARIARINALKESTYAMPDGFLAAQNDANELLCLVRATKGKREESRLEAYDLTLSQYKQLLSIESRQLGSACRKMAMAKKSPEEMLLAMTSSFQVLCCLTKACMRLVKVMNSETQRQEIVAKIDEVVINYICLLKAAEAATGKTSGDPNVGLSIRHSTTMAALVSTLTLSLKMLLNK, from the exons ATGGACGTCTTCAGTTTCGTGAGGATCGCCAGGAGCCACAGGACGAAGGCTTCGGGCTGGCCGCCGCCCTCGGGAACCTGGGGCTTGGACCCGGTGACGCCCTGTGGCTGGGAGACGATGACCAACCGCGATGGGCGCGACGGCTTCCTCAGTCACATGACCCAGGCCATTCCGTGTGACGACCCGCGGTTGGAGAGCTGCCAGATCCTCCCTCCAGCTCCTCGCACGGTGGAGATGCGGAGGGACCCCGTCCTGGGATTCGGCTTCGTGGCTGGAAGCGAGAAGCCTGTGGTCGTGCGGTCGGTCACACCGGGTGGCCCCTCGGAAGGCAAGCTGATCCCCGGGGACCAAATCATCATGATCAACGACGAACCCGTCAGCGCCGCCCCGCGGGAGCGGGTCATCGACCTGGTCCGAAGCTGCAAAGAGTCGATACTGCTCACCATCATTCAGCCTTACCCTTCTCCCAAATCGGCATTTATCAGTGCTGCCAAAAAAGCCAGATTAAAATCCAACCCGGTCAAAGTGCGCTTCTCCGAGGAGGTCATCGTCAACGGCCAAGTGTCGGAGTCTGTGAAGGATAATTCACTTCTTTTTATGCCAAATGTGTTGAAAGTCTACCTGGAAAATGGGCAGACCAAATCATTTCGCTTTGACTGCAGCACCTCCATCAAGGACGTCATCCTGACGCTGCAGGAAAAGCTGTCCATCAAAGGCATCGAACACTTTTCCCTGACGCTGGAGCAGAGGACGGAAGGCGTCGGCACCAGGCTGCTGTTGCTTCATGAGCAGGAAACGCTCGCTCAGGTGACGCAGAGGCCCAGCGCCCACAAGATGAGGTGTCTTTTCCGAATTTGCTTTGTCCCCAAGGACCCAATTGACCTTTTGAGGAGAGATCCGGTTGCGTTTGAGTATCTCTACGTTCAGAGTTGTAACGATGTTGTCCAGGAGCGCTTCGGGCCCGAGCTGAAATTCGACATCGCCCTGCGGCTGGCCGCTTTACAGATGTACATCGCCATGGTCACCACGAAGCAGACGCAGAAAATCTCCCTCAAATACATCGAAAAAGAATGGGGCTTAGAGACGTTCCTGCCCTCTGCTGTGCTGCAAAGCATGAAAGAGAAGAACATCAAGAAAGCCCTTTCACACCTCATCAAAGCAAATCAAAACTTGGTACCACCGGGGAAAAAGCTGTCCGCACTGCAAGCCAAGGTCCACTATCTCAAGTTCCTCAGTGACCTCAGACTGTACGGGGGCCATGTGTTCAAGGCAACCTTAGTGCAGGCAGACAAGCACTCCGAAGTGACTCTCCTGGTTGGGCCTCACTACGGCATCAGCCATGTCATCAACACCAAGACCAATCTGGTGGCTCTGTTAGCCGACTTCAGCCACGTGAACAGGATCGAGTTGTTTCCGGAAGAGGAGACTCTGGTGAGGGTGGAGCTCCACGTGCTGGATGTCAAGCCCATCACACTCCTGATGGAATCATCCGATGCCATGAACCTGGCCTGCCTGACCGCTGGATATTACCGGCTGCTTGTGGATTCCAGGAGGTCGATATTTAACATGGCCAATAAGAAAAATACAGGGACCCAGGAAACAGGCACTGAACATAAAGGAAAACACAACCTCCTCGGCTCCGATTGGAACTGTGGACCCCAAATGACCACCTTTATCGGCGAAGGAGACCAAGAAGGCCTGATCACGCATGCAGATGCCAAACGGAAGGCAGTGGACAGCACAGAGAGCCCCGCGTGTCCAAAAGACCACCGGCACTTGTATATTGGTGACGCCTACGAGGTAGAAGAACTTAGCCAGCGGCTGCCCCACCAGCCCGGTGATGCCGCCTGTGAGGCAGACGACTACCTCCAACGAGCCCAGAGATCCCGGCTGACCCTCTCGGGACCAGAGACCCTGAAGGACACACAGGACTCTCCAAGAGGAGCCCACGTGTCCTTTATTTTTGGAGATCTTGCCTTGGATGACAGCACAAGTTCCCCCACGCTCGGCTATGACGGACTATTGGAGGAGGGTCCCGACGTgctgctggggaagcagaggaacgTCTACATGGGCAGTGCCCATGACGTGAAGAGCCTGGATCTCATTCCAGACGCAGAGAGGATCTGTTACGTGGCCGATTCTGTTTATGCCAATATAGGAGATGTGAACCACTTTGAGGCCCCCGAGGGGATGGAGGAGCCCCTTTTGCATGACCTCTGTTATGCAGAAAACACAGATGACGCAGAGGATGAAGACGAGGTCAGCTGCGAGGAGGACGTCGTGGTTGGAGAAGTGAATCAGCCGGCCATCCTCAGCCTGGCTGGGTCAAGCGATGACATCATCGACCTCACATCCCTCCCTCCTCCGGAAGGCGATGACCACGAGGAGGAATTCCTGTTGCGCTCCTTGAACATGGCCATCGCCGCACCCCCACCTGGCTTTCGAGACAGCTCCGACGAGGAAGACTCTCAGGGCCAGGCCGCGTCCTTCCGCAAGGACAAGGACCAAGGCGGCGGCTCGCACAATGATGAGATCCCCGTATCCCTCATTGACGCGGTGCCCACCGGTGCCGAGGGGAAGTGCGAGAAGGTACTGGATAATGCCGTCATGTCCACACTGGAGGCTCTGGACGCTCTGTCTGTGGCAGAAGAACAGCAGACCGGGGACGATTCAGGTGTAGCCATCCTGCGGGCTTACAGTCCCGAGTCCTTGTCAGACTCGGGCAATGAAACAAACTCTTCTGAAATGACCGAGAGTTCTGAACTGGCTGCGGCGCACAAGCAGTCAGAGAGCCTCTCCCGCATGTTCTTGGCCACTCCTGAAGGCTACCAGCCCCTGGCCGAAGAACAGACAGAGTTTCCCACCTCCAAAAGTGCGCGGGCTGCCGGTCCAGCAACCGATCTCCCCACCAATGTTGTGCCTGCCAAGCCGATGCTTCATTCAGACCCCATGGAGATGGAGCCTGAAACCATGGAGACCAAGTCTGTCACAGATTATTTGAGTCCATTGCACATGGGGTCAGTGACATATTCttgcaaaagcaagaggaaagGCCAGCCGGCCGAGGTGGACGGGAAAGACCTACCAGGAAAGAGACAGCAGGGGACCAAAGGAACTGGCACAGAGGCAGATGCCAACGGTCACTTTGGGACTGTGTCTTCGAGAGACAGTCAGCACCTCAGCACTTTTAACCTAGAGAGAACTGCCTTTCGCAAGGACAGCCAGAGATGGTATGCGGCCACTGAAAGTGGGGTGGCAGATaagaatggattggaagcagccacAGGGAACACCTTTTCGACAGCTTCTGCTCTTGGGCCAATGGAGCCCAAAGGGATGGAGGAAGGAGCTCCTGATGCAGGAGCCGGCGACGATGTTGCAGAGCTTGGCCAAGGGGAATGCTTGTTGAGCGACTCCACCAAAGACTTCACGAACCCAGAGGATGCGGACTCGTCCACCACCTGTGAGCAGCCTGCTGAGCTCGCCGAGGCTGAAGACGGCGTGGCCCACCTCTGCGGCTACCACTTGGCCGAACGGATGTCATCCCTGCAGAGTGAGGGCCATTTTTCAGAGGAGAGAGCCACAGGGCTTCCCAGCCATGGAGGAGCCACCTTTAAGGAGCTGCCCCCGCAGACAGAAGGGATGTGTCCGCCGCAGTTGACAGCGACGCCTCCTCTCCACCCAGCCATACACACTGACCCCCTGTTTGGCACGTTGAGAGACAGATGCCACCAGCTCCCCAAGATGAAGGAAACCACA GTAGCTTTGACAGAGCCTGGGAAGGAGAGACAAGGAGGCATGCCTTCGGCTCGGTCTCAACATCCTGAAGCGGATCCCATCCTGCTACCATCAAACATTCACTCGGAATCAAAGGTGCCAATTCCAAATCAAGACCCTCATGATGTGTCCCAAGAAAACCAGGAATATGGAGAGGTTGTGAGTAGGCAGTCACCAGATCTGAGAGGGGGGATCCTCAGGACACCCTCCAGCCAGAGGGCTATGAGGCATAGCAACACTATACTGTCAAGATCTGTAGGTTTGGAGGCCTTTCGAGCGAGAACCAAGGGTGCGGTCAGCTTTAAGTGTCCAGGTATCACAGAAGCACAGGAGACCAGTACAGAAAGGGGAGCAGAACTGCCCCTGGGGAAGAAGCTCACCAAAAGTTTTTCCCAAAGCTCAATGCACTTTAGCTCCGAGGGGAAGTGTCACAAAAGGTCCCCAGTGGCTCACAAAGACTCAAAGCTATATCCCACCTTATCCTTGTGGAAACCAGAGGGCAGCTATTGGAGGTGCAGGGGACCTTTCAGCTATTGTTTCCTGAACAGAGGGCAGGATGAAGATGGCGATGAGGATGAAGAGGGGGGAGAGGCCACCCACCAGGTCTCTTTCCTCTACCGACCACAGATGACTCAAGTCATGCCAGAACCACCCAGCCCGTCCCTGGCTATTGAGATTCAAAAGCAAGGAGAGGAGCTTTCCCAAGGTTCAGTGCTGAAGGTCTGGACAGAAGAACTGAATGGCCCAGATGACTTCAGCCACCTGGCTTTGGATGCCCGGATTGCAAGAATCAATGCCCTAAAGGAGAGCACATATGCAATGCCTGATGGGTTCCTTGCAGCCCAAAATGATGCCAATGAGCTGCTCTGCCTCGTCAGGGCAACcaaggggaagagggaagagtcACGCCTTGAAGCATATGACCTTACGCTTTCTCAGTACAAGCAACTGTTATCCATCGAGTCCAGACAGTTGGGAAGTGCCTGTAGGAAGATGGCAATGGCCAAGAAAAGCCCAGAGGAGATGCTCCTAGCTATGACTTCCAGCTTTCAAGTGCTCTGTTGCCTAACAAAAGCTTGCATGCGATTGGTTAAAGTCATGAACTCAGAAACACAGCGGCAGGAAATTGTAGCAAAGATTGATGAAGTGGTCATAAACTACATCTGTCTCCTGAAAGCTGCCGAGGCAGCCACTGGAAAGACCAGTGGGGATCCTAACGTTGGACTCTCAATACGACATTCAACCACCATGGCCGCTCTTGTAAGCACACTAACACTTTCTCTCAAGatgcttttaaataagtaa